In the Hordeum vulgare subsp. vulgare chromosome 7H, MorexV3_pseudomolecules_assembly, whole genome shotgun sequence genome, one interval contains:
- the LOC123409428 gene encoding wall-associated receptor kinase-like 1, which yields GAPPFIAGIAIGLGIGFGLLLLGLSAIFILRRWRTDIQKQLRRKYFTKNHGLLLEQLISSNEDASERTKIFSLEELNKATNKFDHTRILGHGGHGMVYKGILSDQRVVAIKKSKVIEQGEIDQFINEVVILSQINHRNIVKLYGCCLETEVPLLVYDFVPNGSLFEILHSISTSTCSLSWDGCLRIAAQAAGALYYLHSAASISVFHRDVKSSNILLDANYTAKVSDFGSSRLVDIDQTHVTTHVQGTFGYLDPEYFRTGQLNEKSDVYSFGVMLLELLLRRKPVFMGDSGSAQSLSSYFLGEMQERPIREIVAAQVREEATEEEIVSVASLAEMCLRLQGEERPTMKEVEMSLQLLHTKRSISSHATPENGRAEASASSHSGNGADPVTTTSQRCYSLEQEFISSASLPR from the coding sequence GGTGCACCGCCGTTCATTGCAGGTATTGCTATTGGGCTTGGTATTGGCTTCGGGCTTCTGCTTCTTGGCTTAAGTGCAATATTTATCCTCCGTAGATGGAGAACAGACATCCAAAAGCAATTGAGAAGGAAGTATTTTACAAAGAATCATGGCCTCCTTCTCGAACAATTAATATCGTCCAATGAAGATGCAAGTGAAAGGACAAAGATTTTCTCTCTGGAAGAGCTAAACAAGGCAACAAACAAGTTTGATCACACACGGATACTTGGCCATGGAGGGCATGGCATGgtgtacaaaggcattttatctgACCAGCGTGTGGTGGCTATAAAAAAATCTAAGGTCATTGAGCAAGGTGAGATTGACCAATTCATCAATGAGGTCGTCATCCTTTCACAGATTAACCACAGAAACATCGTAAAGCTTTATGGATGCTGCCTTGAAACTGAGGTGCCGCTACTAGTTTATGATTTTGTTCCCAATGGTTCCTTGTTTGAAATCCTCCATTCTATTTCAACCAGCACTTGTTCTTTGTCCTGGGATGGCTGCTTAAGAATTGCTGCACAAGCTGCAGGAGCTCTCTATTATCTCCACTCTGCCGCTTCCATATCAGTCTTCCATCGTGATGTCAAGTCCTCCAATATACTCCTAGATGCAAACTACACTGCAAAAGTTTCCGATTTTGGTTCATCAAGACTGGTGGATatagatcaaactcatgttaccaCACACGTACAAGGCACGTTTGGCTACTTGGATCCTGAGTATTTCCGCACTGGACAGCTAAATGAAAAGAGTGATGTGTACAGCTTTGGTGTCATGCTTTTAGAGCTGCTTCTCAGAAGGAAGCCTGTTTTTATGGGCGATTCGGGCTCAGCTCAAAGTTTATCTAGTTACTTTCTTGGGGAGATGCAGGAGAGGCCAATAAGAGAGATAGTCGCCGCTCAAGTTCGTGAAGAAGCAACCGAGGAAGAAATTGTCAGTGTTGCCTCCCTTGCAGAGATGTGCCTGCGGCTACAGGGTGAGGAAAGGCCTACAATGAAGGAAGTAGAGATGTCTTTACAGCTTCTGCATACGAAACGTTCAATATCATCCCATGCTACTCCAGAAAATGGTAGAGCTGAAGCTAGTGCTTCATCTCACTCAGGTAATGGAGCTGATCCAGTCACCACAACCAGCCAACGATGTTATAGCTTGGAGCAAGAGTTCATATCATCTGCTAGCTTACCACGCTAA
- the LOC123409427 gene encoding uncharacterized protein LOC123409427, with product MPVFVNFLIAISTSPGAEVNVSLEAPSSNFFFNLWGTSITVCGVYTYLIGNSNINPEIPFCTMCDGPQSDDDRVYGKRCMDGQSLYLGMVGNALHLKFVPVKEVQQVQHQTVGVNTTMIWNINDQRTCAAASAEETNFACVSKHSSCVDTTHMPTGYSCSCDTGYTGNPYVLGGCSRDPGYNPWARQNAQCSRSCGNIEVPFPFGLEEGCSAMTRFQLYCNASKLHLGSEFESEQCIKNINTSEGFLDTEYTSHVQYQMSSYSPFYIATDRQSRRVEWVIANLTCQEAPQHTSTYACVSPDSECIHVNSTVMGYRCKCNEGYVGNPYVIGPDGCQGTPAPHPWLYV from the exons ATGCCAGTATTTGTCAACTTCTTGATTGCCATTTCAACGAGTCCGGGTGCTGAAGTCAATGTATCATTAGAGGCCCCCTCAAGCAATTTCTTTTTCAATCTATGGGGCACGTCGATCACCGTGTGTGGCGTCTACACCTACCTGATTGGAAATTCCAACATAAACCCGGAAATCCCATTTTGCACTATGTGTGATGGACCACAATCGGATGATGATAGGGTGTACGGGAAGAGATGCATGGATGGACAATCCTTGTACCTCGGTATGGTTGGCAATGCCTTGCACCTCAAGTTTGTCCCCGTCAAGGAGGTCCAGCAGGTGCAGCACCAAACTGTGGGGGTCAACACTACGATGATTTGGAATATAAATGACCAACGGACATGCGCCGCTGCTTCAGCAGAAGAAACCAACTTTGCCTGCGTCAGCAAGCACAGCTCATGTGTGGATACCACACACATGCCTACAGGTTATTCATGCAGTTGCGATACAGGGTACACGGGCAACCCATATGTGCTCGGTGGCTGCTCCCGTGATCCCG GATACAATCCCTGGGCTAGACAAAATGCTCAGTGCAGTCGGTCTTGTGGTAACATTGAGGTTCCATTTCCATTTGGACTCGAAGAGGGCTGTTCCGCAATGACCAGATTTCAACTCTACTGCAACGCGTCAAAGCTGCATCTTGGTTCAGAATTCGAATCAGAGCAATGTATCAAAAACATCAATACTTCTGAGGGGTTCTTGGACACTGAATATACCTCGCATGTTCAATACCAAATGTCTAGCTATAGTCCATTCTACATTGCTACTGATAGACAGTCAAGAAGAGTGGAATGGGTCATTGCAAATCTAACTTGCCAAGAGGCACCTCAACATACCTCTACATATGCATGTGTTAGCCCCGATAGCGAATGCATACACGTCAACTCGACAGTAATGGGTTATCGCTGTAAATGCAATGAAGGTTATGTTGGAAATCCATATGTTATTGGCCCGGATGGCTGTCAAGGTACCCCTGCCCCCCACCCCTGGCTGTATGTGTAG